Part of the Oceanispirochaeta sp. genome is shown below.
TATTCCAGGAGATCATAAGTGAATCTAATATTTTTAGGCCCTCCCGGGGCGGGAAAAGGAACAATGGCGTTCCGCGCCAAAGAGCATTACAACATCCCTCACATTTCTACAGGAGACTTGTTTCGGGCTGCCGTTAAGAACCAGAGCGAACTGGGTATGAAAGTAAAATCTATCCTTGATGCCGGTGATCTTGTACCTGATGAATTAACAACCTCCATAGTAGAAGAGAGATTAAACCAGGACGATACGGTTCATGGGTACATTCTGGATGGCTTTCCCAGAACTCTTCCCCAGGCAAAAGCTCTGAAGAAATTCAGCACCATTGATAAAGCAGTAAACTTTACGGTCAGCGAGGAAGAGGTCATCCGCAGACTATCGGGTAGAAGAGTATGCCCATCTTGCGGTGAAAGTTTTCACATAGAATTTATACCACCAAGGAAAGAAGGCATCTGTGATAA
Proteins encoded:
- a CDS encoding adenylate kinase, which translates into the protein MNLIFLGPPGAGKGTMAFRAKEHYNIPHISTGDLFRAAVKNQSELGMKVKSILDAGDLVPDELTTSIVEERLNQDDTVHGYILDGFPRTLPQAKALKKFSTIDKAVNFTVSEEEVIRRLSGRRVCPSCGESFHIEFIPPRKEGICDKCGSELYTRKDDQIDAIRNRLSVYALSTEPLISFYRDEGKLVDVDSNQHPDSVFKDLIETLR